A genomic region of Polyangia bacterium contains the following coding sequences:
- the fliP gene encoding flagellar type III secretion system pore protein FliP (The bacterial flagellar biogenesis protein FliP forms a type III secretion system (T3SS)-type pore required for flagellar assembly.): MNSPASASATGSGADALLHAARSGADMALTGGGSSAMKIFLLVTALSFASALVLSLTSFTRIMIVLSFLRQALGTPSLPPNQILAGLSLFLTMFIMAPTLTRVHKDALGPFLDDQIPASEALERGEGPLREWMLKQTRDDDLRLFFEVSGQQRPNRGEVLPMTVVIPAFMVSELGTAFRMGLYLFIPMLLVDVLIASVLMSLGMMMVPPQMISLPLKIGIFLLAGGWHLVISSLVKSF, from the coding sequence ATGAACTCGCCGGCGTCAGCCAGCGCCACCGGCAGCGGGGCAGACGCCTTGCTGCACGCCGCCCGCAGCGGCGCGGACATGGCCCTGACCGGGGGTGGATCTTCGGCGATGAAGATCTTCCTGCTGGTGACGGCGCTGTCGTTCGCGTCGGCGCTGGTGCTGTCGCTGACGTCGTTCACCCGCATCATGATCGTGCTGTCGTTTCTGCGTCAGGCCCTGGGCACGCCGTCGCTGCCGCCCAACCAAATTCTCGCGGGTTTGTCGCTGTTTTTGACGATGTTCATCATGGCCCCGACGCTGACCCGCGTGCACAAGGACGCCCTGGGGCCGTTCCTGGACGACCAGATCCCGGCCTCCGAAGCGCTGGAGCGCGGTGAGGGGCCGCTGCGCGAGTGGATGCTCAAGCAAACCCGTGACGACGATCTGCGGTTGTTCTTCGAGGTGTCCGGCCAGCAGCGCCCCAACCGCGGCGAGGTACTGCCGATGACCGTGGTGATTCCGGCGTTCATGGTGTCCGAACTGGGCACGGCCTTTCGCATGGGCCTCTACCTGTTCATTCCCATGCTGCTGGTCGACGTGCTGATCGCGTCGGTGCTGATGTCGCTGGGGATGATGATGGTGCCGCCCCAGATGATCTCGCTGCCGCTCAAGATCGGGATCTTTCTTCTGGCCGGCGGCTGGCACCTGGTGATCTCGTCTTTGGTGAAGAGTTTCTGA
- a CDS encoding flagellar biosynthetic protein FliO, protein MIPSLSLLSLTGMALWATPITIGDVTSAREGSRLVVDITADATVDPEAASAKIADGRIYLFVTDTRVKADNRAWGEGEAEIRAHRHKHQVELVVPQGEDACQGPVEFVKVTGGLRAVVGCDVALGGGKHAVETVRAARPKTQTAPAGFSAPILTTSTGAPIEPPPAARKADAAREARELKAMLDLDVRSAKDDEAAAPAAKEAVTASAAKPMVAAPALVALPVRDQPAQPTATPVLAIGAGPATAAEAGIAALAPGASAKADPSVAHEPAAQGGSGGGAGIYFAGVLLLALAGGAYFFARKRAAVPRFVRILETASLGPKRAIVVAEIGGETLILGTSEAGITVLQTTREPTAAASPMTIAAPAPSGRSIIPETAVAGEFDFPEGSLTGEIADIPEADFSDEASMPAQGGLLARLFRRAKPANESEFHNFEELLEDSVEDQELRQKLSLGLAARVR, encoded by the coding sequence ATGATCCCCTCACTGTCTTTGCTCTCGCTGACCGGAATGGCCCTTTGGGCCACGCCGATCACCATCGGCGACGTGACGTCCGCGCGGGAAGGTTCGCGCTTGGTCGTCGACATCACCGCCGACGCCACCGTCGATCCCGAGGCGGCCAGCGCCAAGATCGCCGACGGGCGCATCTATCTTTTCGTGACCGACACCCGGGTCAAGGCCGACAACCGCGCCTGGGGTGAAGGCGAGGCGGAGATCCGCGCCCACCGTCACAAGCACCAGGTCGAGCTGGTGGTGCCGCAAGGCGAGGACGCTTGCCAGGGGCCGGTGGAGTTCGTCAAGGTGACCGGCGGCCTGCGCGCCGTGGTGGGGTGCGACGTTGCACTGGGCGGCGGCAAGCACGCGGTCGAGACGGTGCGCGCCGCCAGGCCGAAGACGCAGACCGCGCCGGCCGGCTTTTCCGCACCCATCTTGACCACCAGCACAGGGGCGCCGATCGAGCCGCCGCCCGCTGCCCGCAAAGCGGACGCCGCGCGCGAGGCGCGCGAGCTGAAGGCGATGCTGGATCTCGACGTTCGCTCGGCGAAAGACGACGAGGCGGCGGCGCCGGCGGCGAAGGAAGCAGTGACCGCGTCGGCGGCCAAACCGATGGTGGCGGCGCCCGCGTTGGTGGCGCTGCCGGTGCGCGACCAGCCGGCGCAGCCGACGGCAACGCCGGTGCTGGCCATCGGCGCCGGTCCGGCGACGGCGGCGGAGGCGGGGATCGCGGCGCTGGCGCCGGGCGCCTCGGCCAAGGCGGATCCCTCGGTCGCTCATGAACCCGCGGCACAGGGTGGTTCAGGCGGCGGCGCGGGCATCTACTTCGCCGGCGTGTTGTTGCTGGCGCTGGCCGGCGGCGCTTACTTCTTCGCCCGCAAACGGGCGGCGGTGCCGCGATTTGTGCGCATCCTCGAGACCGCCAGCCTGGGGCCCAAGCGCGCCATCGTCGTCGCCGAGATCGGCGGCGAGACCTTGATCCTGGGAACCAGCGAGGCGGGCATCACCGTCCTGCAGACCACGCGCGAGCCGACGGCCGCCGCGTCGCCGATGACCATCGCCGCACCCGCTCCGTCGGGCCGGTCGATCATTCCGGAGACGGCGGTGGCGGGCGAGTTCGATTTTCCCGAGGGCTCGCTGACCGGCGAGATCGCCGACATCCCCGAGGCCGATTTCAGCGACGAGGCATCGATGCCGGCACAGGGCGGGTTGCTGGCGCGGTTGTTTCGCCGCGCCAAGCCGGCCAATGAATCCGAGTTCCACAACTTCGAAGAGCTGCTGGAAGACAGCGTCGAAGATCAAGAGCTGCGCCAAAAACTGTCGCTGGGCCTGGCGGCCCGGGTGCGATGA
- the fliN gene encoding flagellar motor switch protein FliN has protein sequence MESNDPNATTADPNRRLELLLDVPLDVSVELGRARVSIQDLLALGPGSVIELDKIAGEPLDILVNDRLVARGEAVVVNDKFGVRITDIVSQAERIARLR, from the coding sequence ATGGAGTCGAATGATCCAAACGCCACCACCGCCGACCCCAACCGACGCCTCGAGCTTTTGCTCGATGTGCCGCTGGACGTCTCTGTCGAGCTTGGCCGCGCTCGGGTGTCCATCCAGGACCTCCTTGCCCTGGGGCCCGGGTCGGTCATCGAGCTCGACAAGATCGCCGGCGAACCGCTGGACATCCTGGTGAACGATCGCCTGGTGGCCCGTGGCGAAGCCGTGGTGGTCAACGACAAGTTTGGCGTCCGGATCACCGACATCGTCAGTCAAGCGGAGCGCATCGCGCGCCTGCGCTAG
- a CDS encoding FliM/FliN family flagellar motor switch protein, protein MSSPLDQNEVDALMAAIQDGRVGAEAGERADVPVVPYDLTSQDRIIRGQMPTLDSINDRIASVFGSNLGGRTRLDLRASPAASTLMKFSDVAALFGPGNTVWIVSLGPGHGLAVLMVEATMCRSLLAGALGDRKARLEAGMTDIRPDLTNVERRVLRNLLGIFCEAMAVSWAEVLPFHPEVIRFESDPRMAMVAPPSDLAILCSFEISGAATGRLQIAIPYATVEPVKKSLTSPPRQGSSVDVRFAAALSREMEAVRVQVCVEMGRTRINFSRLLELQIGDLLVLDAAESSPLPVYVQGRPKMLGAPRVVGGSLAVVLENGLKSNAPPEPRPAAAGAKATPARHV, encoded by the coding sequence ATGTCGTCTCCTCTTGATCAGAACGAAGTCGATGCCTTGATGGCGGCCATTCAGGATGGCCGTGTCGGCGCCGAGGCCGGCGAGCGCGCCGACGTGCCGGTTGTTCCGTACGATCTGACCAGCCAGGATCGCATCATCCGCGGCCAGATGCCGACGCTGGATTCGATCAACGATCGCATCGCGTCGGTGTTCGGCAGCAATCTGGGCGGGCGCACGCGCTTGGATCTTCGGGCCAGCCCGGCGGCGTCGACGCTGATGAAGTTCTCTGACGTGGCGGCGCTGTTCGGCCCCGGCAACACCGTGTGGATCGTGTCGCTGGGCCCCGGGCACGGCCTGGCCGTGTTGATGGTCGAGGCGACCATGTGTCGGTCGCTGCTGGCCGGCGCGCTCGGCGATCGCAAGGCGCGCCTCGAAGCGGGCATGACCGACATCCGTCCCGATCTGACCAACGTCGAACGCCGCGTCCTGCGCAACCTCTTGGGAATCTTCTGCGAGGCGATGGCGGTGTCATGGGCCGAAGTGCTGCCGTTCCACCCCGAGGTGATCCGCTTCGAATCCGATCCGCGCATGGCCATGGTGGCCCCGCCCAGCGACCTGGCCATCCTGTGTTCGTTCGAGATCAGCGGCGCCGCCACCGGCCGCCTGCAGATCGCCATTCCCTACGCCACCGTCGAGCCGGTGAAGAAATCGCTGACCTCGCCGCCGCGCCAGGGCAGCAGCGTGGACGTCCGCTTCGCCGCCGCGCTGTCTCGGGAGATGGAGGCGGTGCGGGTGCAGGTGTGCGTGGAGATGGGCCGCACGCGGATCAATTTCTCGCGCCTTCTAGAGCTGCAGATCGGCGATCTGCTGGTGCTGGACGCCGCCGAATCGTCGCCGCTGCCGGTGTACGTCCAGGGTCGGCCGAAGATGCTCGGCGCTCCGCGGGTGGTCGGCGGCAGCTTGGCAGTGGTCTTGGAAAACGGCCTCAAGTCCAACGCGCCACCCGAACCGCGCCCGGCCGCCGCCGGCGCCAAAGCTACGCCGGCCCGCCACGTTTGA
- a CDS encoding flagellar basal body-associated FliL family protein yields the protein MADSEDTGTPAEAPAKGGLSKILPLILVVNTLLMVGVLIFVMKKPSAHAEGGEAKGKEGGEEKSEHGGGEENGGHGKDEGAVGPTVRFDNFTVQLKSNDVERYAHMSLELELSDEAAKGLVEKRSAPIRDSVLAYLTDRTAEELRGSDGLRDLKGAILKRLEEIVPGKRITNVFITDFIIQ from the coding sequence ATGGCCGACTCAGAAGACACCGGCACACCGGCGGAAGCGCCCGCAAAAGGGGGATTGAGCAAGATTCTCCCTCTGATCTTGGTGGTCAACACGCTCCTCATGGTGGGCGTCCTGATCTTCGTGATGAAAAAGCCGTCGGCCCACGCCGAGGGCGGCGAGGCGAAGGGGAAAGAGGGCGGCGAGGAGAAATCCGAGCACGGCGGCGGTGAAGAGAACGGCGGCCACGGCAAGGACGAAGGCGCCGTCGGTCCCACTGTCCGTTTCGACAACTTCACTGTGCAGCTGAAATCGAACGACGTGGAGCGATATGCCCACATGTCGTTGGAGCTGGAGCTGTCCGACGAGGCGGCCAAGGGACTGGTCGAAAAGCGCTCGGCCCCCATTCGCGACTCCGTGCTGGCCTACCTGACCGATCGCACGGCGGAAGAGCTGCGCGGTAGCGACGGGTTGCGCGACCTCAAGGGCGCGATCTTGAAACGGCTGGAAGAGATCGTCCCCGGCAAGCGCATCACCAACGTGTTCATCACCGACTTCATCATTCAATAA
- a CDS encoding HDOD domain-containing protein, whose amino-acid sequence MAADPGSRSALSNAATTSGRATTGNMNVTGARSTQTISIAQTAPLRIDHLADNIFNDTKALRRSLPEVAAEALELCSRSSADANAMERTLARDPFISAQVISIANSALFAPKMPILGVRDAVVRIGLDALRDVVLMVVTNSTMFRVRGFEGRVENIRRGMLASASAARQLAKAMRVESEYGFLAGLLHNIGELVLLERCVHEGIVTPQLLDDPTEGQVLRDRIHFHHTRVGAALCRAWKLPAGVTEAAEFHHDYSAGGKRRFAAQLIAAADAIGEFCMPGSQSVEPTTVPAVQELKLPAEQIKSISASVKSELPGLFATGSTAQPR is encoded by the coding sequence ATGGCTGCAGACCCTGGTTCACGATCAGCTCTCTCCAACGCCGCCACCACCAGCGGGCGCGCGACGACGGGAAACATGAACGTGACAGGCGCCCGATCCACGCAGACGATCTCGATCGCCCAGACCGCGCCCCTGCGCATCGACCATCTGGCCGACAACATCTTCAACGACACCAAAGCTCTGCGCCGCTCGCTGCCGGAGGTGGCCGCCGAAGCGCTGGAGCTGTGCAGCCGATCCAGCGCCGACGCCAACGCCATGGAGCGAACGCTGGCCCGCGATCCGTTCATCAGCGCCCAGGTCATCTCGATCGCCAACTCGGCGCTGTTCGCACCCAAGATGCCGATCCTGGGCGTGCGCGACGCCGTCGTGCGCATTGGCCTCGATGCTCTACGCGACGTGGTGCTGATGGTGGTGACCAACTCGACGATGTTCCGCGTGCGCGGTTTCGAAGGGCGCGTGGAGAACATCCGTCGCGGCATGCTGGCCTCGGCGTCCGCCGCGCGCCAATTGGCCAAGGCCATGCGGGTCGAGTCCGAGTACGGATTTCTGGCCGGCCTGCTCCACAACATCGGCGAGCTGGTGCTGCTCGAGCGCTGCGTGCACGAAGGCATCGTCACGCCGCAGCTGCTGGACGATCCCACCGAAGGCCAGGTCCTGCGCGATCGCATCCATTTCCACCACACGCGCGTCGGCGCCGCCTTGTGCCGCGCCTGGAAGCTTCCCGCCGGCGTCACCGAAGCCGCCGAGTTCCACCACGACTACAGCGCCGGCGGCAAACGCCGTTTCGCCGCGCAGTTGATCGCCGCCGCCGACGCCATCGGCGAATTCTGCATGCCCGGCTCGCAATCGGTCGAGCCCACCACCGTGCCCGCGGTGCAGGAATTGAAGCTTCCCGCCGAACAGATCAAGAGCATCAGCGCCTCCGTCAAAAGCGAGCTGCCCGGTCTGTTCGCCACCGGATCGACCGCGCAGCCGCGCTGA
- a CDS encoding SDR family NAD(P)-dependent oxidoreductase has translation MKAVFLGATKGIGRALARQLVARGDRLFLLGRDGNDLQRSAGDLRARAGATAAGRATGQAEPARVGFAVCDLENPDGFGRALDEADAELGGFDTVVITAGLFATQDRLENDRALCRRLLTVDFANTVVFCEEARVRLLARGGGTLCVFSSVAGERGRKPVILYGAAKAGLTHYLEGLDHKFRAAGLRTVCVKPGFVKTGMTEGLKPPPFAGTAEGVAAQVVKAIDRGKPVLYAPGMWALVMLVIRALPRLVMRRIGF, from the coding sequence GTGAAGGCGGTCTTCCTGGGCGCGACGAAAGGGATCGGCCGCGCCCTGGCCCGGCAGCTGGTGGCGCGCGGGGATCGCCTTTTCCTGCTGGGCCGCGACGGCAACGATCTGCAGCGCAGCGCCGGCGATCTACGGGCGCGCGCCGGCGCGACCGCGGCCGGGCGCGCCACCGGTCAGGCGGAACCGGCGCGGGTGGGGTTCGCGGTCTGCGATCTGGAAAATCCCGACGGCTTCGGGCGCGCGCTGGACGAAGCGGACGCGGAGCTGGGCGGGTTCGACACCGTCGTCATCACCGCCGGCCTGTTTGCCACGCAGGATCGCCTGGAGAACGATCGCGCGCTCTGCCGCCGCCTGCTGACCGTCGATTTCGCCAACACCGTGGTCTTCTGCGAAGAGGCGCGGGTGCGTCTTTTGGCGCGGGGCGGAGGCACGCTGTGCGTTTTCAGTTCGGTGGCGGGCGAGCGTGGGCGCAAGCCGGTCATCCTGTACGGCGCGGCCAAGGCCGGCCTGACGCATTACCTGGAAGGCCTGGACCACAAATTCCGCGCCGCCGGGCTGCGCACGGTCTGTGTGAAGCCGGGCTTCGTCAAGACCGGCATGACCGAGGGACTCAAGCCGCCGCCGTTCGCCGGCACGGCGGAGGGCGTGGCGGCGCAGGTGGTGAAGGCAATCGATCGCGGCAAACCGGTGCTGTATGCGCCTGGAATGTGGGCGCTGGTGATGCTGGTGATTCGGGCGCTGCCGCGGTTGGTGATGCGGCGAATTGGATTTTAG
- a CDS encoding FAD-binding oxidoreductase yields MNGSATPTLSGWGRSPVVPGHEVRSEDLARVTVGHPLSRGLGRSYGDSSLPAPGDAEVVSSTLADRILSFDPQTGDIRAEAGLSLRDLYRVFLPQGFFTPVTPGTQYVTLGGMVAADIHGKNHHREGCFGAHVTSLTLRVADGRVLTCSPTVERDLFRATLGGMGLTGHILEVGFRLARVPSPWIYGESERISDIDQFIHGLKEAGPRWPMTVGWIDCTSGGKRLGRGTLFKGRWAEPSEAPAHPPRPKGRFSVPFNLPPFAMGRLSVKLMNPVLYWRHLRRHQRGIVHPETYFYPLDALRNWNRIYGKRGMTQHQCVLPESAGRGAARRFLEVLVAHGGASFLCVIKDCGPEGLGLLSFPKPGISIALDIAVRDDTQELIDALNEQVIKEGGRIYLTKDAFTRPEHFRAMEPRLDEWLAIRRKWDPEGKLRSAQSVRLFGDKP; encoded by the coding sequence GTGAACGGCTCAGCGACACCGACGCTCTCCGGATGGGGGCGCTCGCCCGTGGTTCCCGGACACGAGGTGCGGTCCGAGGATCTGGCGCGGGTGACCGTCGGCCATCCGCTGTCGCGCGGCCTTGGGCGTTCGTACGGTGATTCGTCGTTGCCGGCGCCCGGTGACGCCGAGGTGGTCAGCAGCACGCTGGCCGACCGTATCCTGTCGTTTGATCCGCAGACGGGTGACATCCGCGCCGAGGCGGGCCTGTCGCTGCGCGATCTTTATCGGGTGTTTTTGCCGCAGGGATTCTTCACCCCGGTCACGCCCGGTACGCAGTACGTGACCCTGGGCGGGATGGTGGCGGCCGACATTCACGGCAAGAACCACCACCGCGAAGGCTGCTTCGGTGCCCACGTCACCAGCCTGACGTTGCGGGTCGCCGATGGGCGCGTGCTGACCTGTTCTCCGACGGTGGAGCGCGATCTGTTCCGGGCCACGCTGGGCGGCATGGGCCTCACCGGCCACATTCTGGAGGTCGGCTTTCGCCTGGCCCGGGTGCCGTCGCCGTGGATCTACGGGGAGAGCGAACGGATCAGCGACATCGATCAGTTCATCCACGGCTTGAAGGAGGCGGGCCCGCGCTGGCCGATGACCGTCGGATGGATCGATTGCACGTCGGGCGGCAAGCGCCTCGGACGCGGAACGCTGTTCAAAGGCCGCTGGGCCGAACCGTCGGAGGCGCCGGCTCACCCACCGCGCCCCAAGGGCCGTTTTTCGGTGCCGTTCAATTTGCCTCCGTTCGCGATGGGCCGGCTGTCCGTGAAGCTGATGAATCCGGTGCTGTACTGGCGACACCTGCGGCGCCACCAACGCGGCATCGTTCACCCGGAGACGTACTTCTACCCGCTGGATGCCCTGCGCAACTGGAACCGCATCTACGGCAAGCGCGGCATGACCCAGCACCAGTGCGTCTTGCCCGAATCGGCGGGACGGGGCGCGGCCCGGCGTTTTCTCGAGGTGTTGGTGGCGCACGGCGGGGCTTCGTTTCTCTGCGTGATCAAGGACTGCGGGCCTGAAGGACTGGGCCTGCTGTCATTTCCCAAGCCGGGGATCTCCATCGCCCTGGACATCGCGGTCCGCGACGACACGCAAGAGCTGATCGACGCGCTGAACGAACAGGTGATCAAAGAAGGCGGGCGCATCTACCTGACGAAAGACGCCTTCACCCGGCCCGAACACTTTCGCGCCATGGAGCCGCGCCTGGACGAATGGCTGGCCATCCGGCGCAAGTGGGATCCGGAAGGAAAACTGCGCAGCGCTCAATCCGTGCGGCTTTTCGGGGACAAGCCGTGA